A window from Setaria italica strain Yugu1 chromosome VIII, Setaria_italica_v2.0, whole genome shotgun sequence encodes these proteins:
- the LOC101765926 gene encoding uncharacterized protein LOC101765926 — MRKAATSSTRVLASCVETSRSKALVPPQIGRAHGLRQTLIRFQAPAHGSSSSSNLSFTVVTDKKVYEDQLRGIICYRDENGEMICEGYDEGPRLRIRLPEKACFPWPVGIQVTDFIQLATLQVFEDVDAVQLKDDQKRKL, encoded by the exons ATGCGCAAGGCAGCAACCAGCAGTACGCGAGTCCTTGCCTCTTGCGTGGAAACGTCCCGTAGCAAAGCATTAGTCCCACCTCAAATCGGGCGGGCCCACGGCCTGCGCCAGACCCTGATTCGTTTCCAAGCTC CTGCTCATGGCAGCAGTTCTTCATCAAACCTCTCCTTCACTGTTGTGACAGACAAGAAG GTGTATGAGGATCAATTGAGAGGGATCATCTGCTACAGAGATGAGAACGGGGAGATGATCTGCGAAGGGTATGACGAAGGCCCCAGGCTCAGAATCAGGTTGCCGGAGAAAGCCTGCTTCCCATG GCCTGTGGGAATTCAGGTCACTGATTTCATCCAGCTGGCGACGCTTCAGGTTTTTGAGGATGTCGATGCTGTTCAGCTCAAGGATGATCAGAAGAGGAAGCTCTGA
- the LOC101771311 gene encoding uncharacterized protein LOC101771311 has product MAWKEDYTVTSGELWEANTPERLPRCILMFPQVDIDRPHVVHFLYIEFGYYACKKMWVVSIDMSTKTVESFSLYINGHEGLKTDDADLIDLIERKSVSPWPFLPCEFPKFLNLSRKREHME; this is encoded by the exons ATGGCGTGGAAGGAGGACTACACGGTCACCTCCGGTGAGCTCTGGGAGGCCAACACTCCCGAGCGCCTCCCACGCTGCATCCTCATGTTCCCTCAAGTCGACATCGACAGGCCACATGTAGTGCACTTCCTTTACATTGAGTTTGGATATTATGCCTGCAAGAAGATGTGGGTGGTCTCCATCGACATGAGCACCAAGACTGTGGAGTCATTTTCTCTGTATATCAATGGGCATGAGGGCCTTAAAACTGACGATGCTGACTTGATCGACTTGATCGAACGAAAGTCCGTGTCCCCCTGGCCCTTCCTCCCTTGTGAGTTCCCCAAGTTCCTCAATTTATCAAG GAAGAGGGAGCATATGGAATGA
- the LOC111258328 gene encoding uncharacterized protein LOC111258328 — MVLKDNMGTSTYASAEEVEKLRALVDNFIHKQEDQNKTLESSLDKILSSLSMLTTEGDPSCTEDKGSNYKGKNASPSPQMVASKSVHMGNNFMTSQQHFYTPPPEGTTHMRQFDNIVWPTMGQKGVADPVDADCPWTEKQLQEFYNQANIPFDAEQDQNHYETFPTQQEAPHQCQFGQIPISANTYSQQQHSTSHSPFVNQLHMQQKLIAKGPKLAFPEFDGTDPDGWIRKSEKYFELVGIPNEHRVQIAVMMLSDRFNEESSYEVIARFHGLKHTTSVEDYVAKFEELMALAYKSQFNTTYNVTSQLHRPMQSGMLGGWNKLILQLGNSNLSEATFNHQGFGPRILKRKKAFKTILLDLRLLENVSSAKNPGYLAMQKFVKNLPISEIDKVKVAAANDVQGFDVVLGADWIYAHSPVGLDLKRREFSITGDGKEITTFTDESDFHGCQLISNRKLCNLVKKKAVGAVLVLNNTQEERSKHSVSIPAKIQEVLEEFKDVFTEPKELPPPRGVDHSIPLIDEAKTINQRPYRLPHHQKNAMEELIQHLMEAHMIRPSVSPYSSPVILVKKKDSTWGLCVDFRQLNSNTVKNKYPIPIIEDLLDELFGAQVFSKIDLRSGYHHIRMKESDIHKTAFTTHVGHFEYLVMPFGLTNAPTTFQTLMNNVLADFLRKFASVFFDDILNYSTSMQDHVDHLRAVLAVLRENKLHAKFSKCTFAQSEVEYLGHVISKAGVATDPSKIIIIQKWPTPKTTTELRAFLGLTGYYRRFIQGYGIICRPLFDALKKNAFEWTSKQDQAFAQLKNIMSNPPVLALPDFSQPFILEADASGTGIGAVLMQNGRPLSFLSKTLGPKAAALSIYEKEAMAILEALKKWKHYLASTSVIIRNDQQSLKYIHEQRLLAGIQHKLLVKLLGNNYKIEYKKGKENRAADALSRVDFNPSTNAISMVIPAWVEQVIAIRMILFART, encoded by the exons ATGGTGCTTAAGGACAACATGGGTACTTCAACATATGCTTCGGCTGAAGAAGTTGAGAAGCTCAGAGCACTGGTTGACAATTTTATTCACAAGCAAGAGGATCAGAACAAGACATTGGAGTCCTCCCTGGATAAAATCTTGTCAAGTTTAAGCATGCTGACAACTGAGGGAGACCCTTCCTGCACAGAAGATAAAGGATCTAATTACAAAGGTAAAAATGCTTCTCCATCCCCTCAAATGGTGGCTAGCAAATCTGTTCACATGGGCAACAATTTTATGACAAGTCAGCAGCACTTTTACACCCCACCACCTGAAGGCACAACTCATATGCGTCAATTTGATAATATTGTTTGGCCAACAATGGGTCAGAAAGGGGTAGCTGATCCTGTGGATGCTGATTGTCCTTGGACAGAAAAACAGCTGCAGGAATTTTACAATCAAGCTAATATTCCTTTTGATGCTGAACAAGATCAAAATCACTATGAGACTTTTCCCACACAGCAGGAAGCCCCACATCAATGTCAGTTTGGCCAAATTCCAATTTCGGCAAACACCTACAGTCAGCAGCAGCACTCTACATCTCATTCTCCCTTTGTTAATCAGCTACACATGCAACAAAAGTTAATAGCTAAAGGTCCAAAGCTTGCTTTCCCTGAGTTTGATGGAACTGATCCTGATGGCTGGATTAGGAAATCTGAAAAATATTTTGAGCTGGTGGGAATTCCAAATGAACACAGAGTTCAAATTGCTGTTAT GATGCTTAGTGACAGGTTTAATGAGGAGTCTTCTTATGAAGTGATTGCCAGGTTTCATGGTTTAAAGCATACCACCTCTGTTGAAGACTATGTTGCCAAGTTTGAAGAATTGATGGCATTA GCTTACAAGAGCCAATTCAACACCACCTACAATGTCACAAGCCAACTACATCGACCAATGCAATCTGGTATGCTAGGAGGCTGGAACAAGCTCATCCTCCAGTTAGGAAACAGCAACCTTTCGGAGGCAACTTTTAACCACCAAGGGTTTGGACCAAGAATCCTAAAGAGAAAGAAAGCGTTCAAAACAATATTGCTGGACTTAAGGCTGCTGGAAAATGTTTCAAGTGCAAAGAACCCTGGGTACCTGGCCATGCAAAAGTTTGTAAAG AATCTGCCAATTTCAGAAATTGACAAGGTTAAGGTGGCAGCAGCCAATG ATGTCCAAGGTTTTGATGTGGTTTTGGGAGCTGATTGGATATATGCTCATAGTCCAGTTGGCTTGGATTTAAAAAGAAGGGAGTTCTCAATAACAGGAGATGGCAAGGAGATCACTACATTTACTGATGAAAGTGATTTTCATGGCTGTCAATTGATTAGTAACAGGAAATTATGTAATTTGGTTAAGAAGAAAGCAGTGGGAGCTGTGTTGGTATTAAACAACACCCAAGAGGAAAGAAGCAAACATTCAGTATCAATTCCAGCAAAAATTCAAGAGGTTTTGGAGGAATTTAAGGATGTTTTCACCGAGCCAAAAGAGCTACCACCACCAAGGGGAGTGGACCATTCCATACCCTTGATTGATGAGGCCAAAACTATCAATCAAAGACCCTACAGACTACCACACCACCAGAAAAATGCTATGGAAGAACTCATCCAGCATCTAATGGAAGCTCATATGATCAGACCTAGTGTCAGCCCCTATTCATCCCCTGTTATCTTGGTGAAAAAGAAGGATAGCACTTGGGGACTATGTGTGGATTTTAGGCAACTCAACTCCAATACAGTCAAAAATAAATATCCAATACCTATCATTGAAGACCTTTTGGATGAGTTATTTGGGGCACAAGTTTTCTCTAAAATTGACTTGAGGTCTGGCTATCATCATATTAGGATGAAGGAATCTGATATACATAAGACTGCATTCACAACACATGTTGGTCACTTTGAATATTTGGTAATGCCTTTTGGACTCACAAATGCTCCAACAACTTTTCAAACATTGATGAATAATGTGTTGGCAGACTTTTTAAGGAAATTCGCCTCGGTGTTCTTTGATGACATCTTAAATTATAGCACTTCCATGCAAGACCATGTTGATCATTTGAGAGCTGTTCTAGCAGTGTTAAGAGAAAATAAACTACACGCTAAGTTCTCCAAATGTACTTTTGCTCAATCTGAAGTAGAGTACTTGGGACATGTTATTAGCAAGGCTGGAGTAGCTACAGACCCTTCAAAGATAATCATTATTCAAAAGTGGCCCACACCAAAGACTACTACAGAGTTGAGGGCATTTCTTGGTTTAACTGGATATTACAGGAGGTTTATCCAGGGTTATGGCATAATTTGCAGGCCTTTGTTTGATGCTTTGAAGAAAAATGCATTTGAGTGGACCTCTAAGCAAGATCAAGCCTTTGCACAATTGAAGAACATCATGTCTAATCCACCTGTTCTGGCTCTTCCTGATTTCTCCCAACCTTTTATCTTGGAAGCTGATGCTAGTGGCACTGGTATAGGAGCTGTTTTGATGCAGAATGGCAGGCCCCTCTCTTTTCTTAGCAAGACTTTGGGACCTAAAGCTGCAGCCTTGTCCATATATGAAAAGGAAGCAATGGCTATTTTGGAGGCTTTAAAAAAATGGAAGCATTACTTGGCCAGTACTTCTGTGATTATCAGAAATGATCAACAAAGCTTAAAGTATATTCATGAGCAAAGATTACTTGCGGGAATTCAGCACAAGTTATTAGTGAAATTGCTGGGTAACAACTATAAGATTGAGTATAAAAAGGGTAAGGAGAATAGAGCAGCAGATGCTTTATCCAGAGTTGACTTCAATCCATCAACCAATGCCATCTCTATGGTCATACCAGCTTGGGTGGAACAAGTTATTGCTATAAGGATGATCCTATTTGCCAGGACTTGA
- the LOC111258329 gene encoding uncharacterized protein LOC111258329, producing the protein MSPDDISVDEIMVRLNWMLKNVNSIPRIVEEFNHLNKPREEDVLLFFSPPPPPGADATKDAQRVFGQKLPGEPSELEEEDEEFESSSSSESDTTGGFTVQPRVSRRRTSSPDAPSHLDGGNSGGGLAPPSKKQRTADPKRCARRDLHLADGSPRLVIIHAEGQVVMVHAFCACLV; encoded by the exons ATGTCTCCCGATGACATCTCCGTTGACGAGATAATGGTGCGGTTGAACTGGATGCTCAAGAATGTCAACAGCATCCCCAGGATTGTTGAGGAGTTCAATCACCTCAACAAGCCTAGAGAA GAAGATGTACTCTTATtcttctcccctcctcctcccccaggTGCTGATGCAACAAAGGATGCTCAGCGGGTTTTCGGGCAGAAGTTACCTGGGGAGCCCTCggagctagaggaggaggacgaggagttCGAGTCCTCGAGCAGTTCTGAATCTGATACTACTGGGGGTTTTACGGTGCAGCCACGCGTCTCCAGACGGAGGACGTCATCACCCGATGCGCCGTCGCACCTGGATGGCGGAAATTCCGGTGGTGGCTTGGCCCCGCCGTCGAAGAAACAACGGACAGCTGATCCCAAGAGGTGTGCGCGGCGCGATCTTCACCTTGCTGATGGCTCTCCTCGACTGGTAATAATCCATGCTGAAGGACAGGTAGTCATGGTGCATGCATTTTGCGCTTGTCTTGTGTAG
- the LOC111258242 gene encoding uncharacterized protein LOC111258242, whose amino-acid sequence MVITFAERQVVEVRVHSDFCVVVTSQLGCLFVQTTREGAESIEAAADEVYGATELATNTVVGVTETVAVSTSVASEAITLPVTAEAGVTADDVVGPTEMDMSEAITTPEAVSDATMSEVTGGGEGMGTSGDRIAAAAQVISSRVGDNLEAPPVAPSSVLNPSDLPKRLAGKAALVPRRSSKSSFSVDLSVVSTEPAADDGGHSSADLASAPIVDLTKKNPGPAANPSSTSLAAALL is encoded by the exons ATGGTAATAACCTTTGCGGAAAGGCAAGTTGTGGAGGTACGAGTACATTCAGACTTTTGTGTAGTCGTGACTTCTCAACTTGGCTGTCTTTTTGTGCAGACTACCAGAGAAGGAGCCGAAAGCATCGAAGCTGCTGCTGATGAGGTGTATGGCGCCACTGAGTTGGCCACCAACACAGTAGTCGGTGTTACGGAGACGGTCGCCGTGAGCACAAGTGTCGCGTCGGAGGCAATTACTCTCCCCGTGACCGCAGAGGCAGGGGTGACTGCCGATGATGTGGTGGGACCGACAGAGATGGATATGAGCGAAGCGATCACGACGCCGGAGGCCGTGTCTGACGCCACCATGTCCGAAGTTACTGGAGGCGGAGAAGGTATGGGTACCAGCGGTGACCGTATAGCTGCCGCTGCCCAAGTAATCTCTTCTAGGGTTGGTGATAATCTGGAGGCACCACCAGTTGCCCCGTCCAGTGTGCTAAATCCCAGTGATTTGCCTAAGCGCTTGGCGGGTAAAGCTGCCCTTGTGCCCCGTCGGTCAAGCAA GTCGTCTTTCAGTGTTGACCTTAGTGTGGTGAGCACCGAACCAGCAGCTGATGACGGAGGCCACTCATCTGCGGACCTTGCTTCTGCGCCTATTGTCGATCTGACGAAAAAGAACCCGGGGCCGGCAGCGAATCCCAGTTCTACATCTCTGGCGGCTGCGTTATTGTAG